The following are from one region of the Drosophila nasuta strain 15112-1781.00 unplaced genomic scaffold, ASM2355853v1 ctg18_pilon, whole genome shotgun sequence genome:
- the LOC132797761 gene encoding uncharacterized protein LOC132797761, which translates to MKKGRRRQLHIDRRVCKTETRCAITMSANNGAATSEVGSGSLPNDSDGPWRILMEMQNKNLIDLIKAVQSATPETTNKKTIVLPKFNADLDGADASAWCSTVNIILAENTLKGSELVMALSASLEGSESQWLPQICYPEITWDEFKELFMERFGIVETPAAMFLSMLANCPTDGECLSNYASRMVTSLITKWRDMNVEEIAVSVTLAKMAHVDNRLQRLTFTSNMRTRSELQTELKAFAFKKRKKNLQEEISSPDIKRSKFSTIKCHFCGELGHKMMECRAKQQQNHPSPHATNSSGRSESGHHQKANVTCFKCGELGHISTHCSKTKVDKVKDTQ; encoded by the coding sequence ATGAAGAAGGGACGACGCAGGCAGTTGCATATAGATCGTCGTGTGTGTAAAACCGAAACTCGCTGTGCTATTACGATGTCGGCAAATAACGGCGCTGCAACATCAGAAGTGGGATCTGGCTCGCTACCTAATGATTCAGATGGACCATGGCGAATTTTaatggaaatgcaaaataaaaacttgatCGACCTTATTAAAGCTGTACAATCGGCGACACctgaaacaacaaacaaaaaaacaattgtgCTTCCAAAATTCAACGCAGACCTTGATGGCGCCGACGCGTCGGCCTGGTGTTCAACCGTAAACATAATTTTGGcagaaaatactttaaagGGCAGCGAGTTGGTAATGGCTTTGAGTGCATCGTTGGAAGGTAGTGAGTCGCAGTGGCTTCCGCAAATATGTTATCCTGAGATAACTTGGGACGAATTTAAAGAACTTTTCATGGAGCGTTTTGGCATTGTAGAAACGCCAGCGGCCATGTTTCTGTCAATGCTAGCTAATTGTCCGACCGATGGCGAATGCCTCTCCAATTATGCTAGTCGTATGGTGACGTCACTTATCACGAAATGGCGTGACATGAACGTAGAGGAAATTGCAGTTTCTGTGACGCTTGCGAAGATGGCTCATGTTGATAACAGATTGCAGCGTTTAACCTTTACTTCAAATATGCGCACCCGAAGTGAATTGCAAACCGAGCTTAAAGCGTTCGCGTTcaagaagagaaagaaaaatctACAAGAGGAAATATCGTCACCTGACATAAAGCGTTCGaaattttcaacaataaaatgtcaTTTCTGTGGAGAATTAGGCCACAAGATGATGGAATGCCGAGctaaacagcagcaaaatcaTCCTTCCCCTCATGCTACAAACAGCAGCGGCAGGAGTGAATCTGGTCACCATCAAAAAGCGAATGTAACCTGCTTTAAGTGTGGTGAACTTGGTCATATTTCAACACATTGCAGTAAGACCAAAGTGGACAAGGTCAAGGATACCCAATAG